One window from the genome of Candidatus Bathyanammoxibius amoris encodes:
- a CDS encoding ATP-binding protein, translating into MNLTKDLFHEELVERLFWFIRLRWLAAGGALTAILLANMGGLIESLTPLAFFTLLLLGLNVLFYLHATRVRKDPVWVTNNVRVQILCDLAILTLLIHYSGGVENPFLFFFVFHTILASILLERRESYIFAFTAIFLVGTMVLLEYSGILQHHCMLLHNPVMGINVPDLWKNPVYLVITFFVFSTALLICTYLTGSVAAKLRERSRKLRALQEELLRVEKDKWRAVLECMREGIVFVDNEGKIAFFNASASGIKDTALKACRPDGELKCLENGPELYGKGDSSDFSRTVEVDGRIYESTCSSINDSEGRHLGKVIVSRDITERKEMERKLVHQEKMTVVGRMAAGIAHELNNPLGVISMFTQIAMKKVLPDEPVHEYLDTIGRNTDVCKKVIQGLLTYARTGPTLRESIDLNECIMDVLFMCKPLMDKQNVTLVTGLDKNLPKYEGDPDQLRQVFMNLAINGIHAMEDGGQLRVLTEVSSGINSARSIRVVFKDMGKGIPQKDLSRIFEPFFTTKPEGVGTGLGLSICKNFLEGHGGTIFVDSEEGKGSQFIIILPLEKTVRQLEGAPAEKSAGLV; encoded by the coding sequence GTGAACTTGACAAAGGACCTTTTTCACGAAGAATTGGTAGAACGTCTTTTCTGGTTTATTCGCCTCAGGTGGTTGGCCGCGGGCGGAGCGCTCACGGCGATATTGCTGGCGAATATGGGGGGTCTGATTGAATCCCTGACGCCCCTTGCCTTCTTTACCCTGCTCCTTCTCGGCCTTAACGTCTTATTCTACCTCCATGCCACCAGGGTCAGGAAAGACCCCGTATGGGTAACCAACAATGTCAGGGTACAGATTCTCTGTGACCTCGCAATCCTTACCCTGCTGATACATTATTCGGGTGGCGTGGAGAATCCCTTTTTGTTCTTCTTCGTGTTCCATACCATTCTGGCGAGCATTCTCTTGGAGAGGCGGGAGAGTTATATATTTGCCTTTACGGCCATATTTCTCGTTGGGACCATGGTTTTACTTGAGTACTCCGGTATATTACAGCATCATTGCATGCTCCTCCACAATCCGGTCATGGGGATAAACGTACCTGATTTGTGGAAGAACCCTGTTTATCTAGTTATAACGTTTTTCGTATTTTCAACGGCGTTACTCATTTGCACCTACCTTACGGGTTCTGTGGCGGCCAAGCTCAGGGAACGCAGCCGCAAGCTGAGGGCGTTGCAGGAGGAACTCCTCCGGGTGGAAAAGGATAAATGGCGTGCCGTTCTGGAATGTATGAGAGAGGGTATTGTGTTTGTGGATAACGAGGGCAAGATTGCCTTCTTCAACGCATCGGCATCCGGCATCAAGGATACAGCACTGAAGGCATGTCGTCCTGACGGCGAGCTCAAGTGCCTGGAGAACGGCCCTGAATTATATGGAAAGGGCGACTCCAGCGACTTTTCCCGCACGGTGGAAGTCGACGGCAGGATTTATGAGAGCACGTGTTCTTCCATAAATGATTCTGAGGGCAGGCACCTGGGAAAGGTTATAGTAAGCCGTGACATCACCGAGAGGAAGGAAATGGAGCGTAAGCTGGTGCACCAGGAAAAGATGACTGTTGTCGGCAGGATGGCTGCGGGTATAGCCCATGAGTTAAACAACCCCCTGGGGGTGATTTCCATGTTTACCCAAATAGCGATGAAAAAGGTCTTGCCGGATGAGCCTGTGCATGAATATCTTGATACCATCGGGAGGAATACGGACGTATGTAAAAAGGTAATACAGGGCCTCTTGACCTACGCCAGGACGGGACCGACGCTCAGAGAGAGTATTGACCTTAATGAATGTATCATGGACGTGCTCTTCATGTGTAAACCGCTTATGGATAAACAGAACGTTACGCTTGTTACCGGGCTGGATAAGAATTTGCCTAAATATGAAGGCGACCCGGACCAGTTGCGACAGGTGTTTATGAACCTTGCAATAAACGGGATTCATGCAATGGAGGATGGCGGGCAACTTAGGGTGCTTACAGAGGTAAGCAGCGGAATTAATTCCGCCAGGAGTATTCGTGTTGTGTTCAAGGACATGGGCAAGGGAATTCCGCAAAAAGATTTGTCCAGGATATTCGAACCGTTCTTTACGACCAAGCCTGAAGGCGTTGGGACCGGTCTTGGGCTTTCTATATGTAAAAACTTTTTAGAGGGCCACGGCGGTACTATTTTCGTGGACAGTGAAGAGGGTAAAGGCAGTCAATTTATTATCATATTACCCCTGGAGAAGACTGTTCGTCAGCTGGAGGGAGCGCCCGCAGAGAAATCCGCAGGACTTGTATAG